The following coding sequences are from one bacterium window:
- a CDS encoding HEAT repeat domain-containing protein encodes MIGSHAGDAELLQAMQAQDAVLRIAAMQALGQLRAASAVQPLCTVLSNKEEKNEVRMAAAYALGAIGQTSATAALVAALGERPAPGPLTPAAPPAPAAPAAPAAGAKPAAPAAAAPAAAAPPPPP; translated from the coding sequence ATGATCGGCAGCCACGCGGGTGACGCCGAACTCCTGCAGGCCATGCAGGCCCAGGACGCGGTGCTGCGCATCGCGGCCATGCAGGCCCTGGGGCAGTTGCGTGCGGCCAGCGCCGTGCAGCCCCTGTGCACCGTCCTGAGCAACAAGGAAGAGAAGAACGAGGTGCGCATGGCGGCTGCCTACGCCCTGGGCGCCATAGGCCAGACCAGTGCCACCGCGGCGTTGGTGGCGGCTCTGGGCGAGCGCCCCGCACCCGGGCCGCTGACCCCGGCCGCACCGCCCGCCCCCGCTGCTCCCGCGGCCCCGGCGGCAGGCGCCAAGCCGGCCGCGCCGGCCGCAGCGGCTCCAGCGGCCGCGGCCCCCCCCCCCCCCCCC
- a CDS encoding HEAT repeat domain-containing protein: MDEHLRRQVTWLVVAGAVLCLIIYAGGRRSEVSRLRDQIAYGSPAQRLAAVERLVASQKLADAVTDSPRWVQDGVVEAVTRLGTEKAIFQLMTCWTVVDAPVQPRIQAAVARFGALAIPPLVEAMTDKDAKVRAGAPGVLTAIGPSTIPYLLPLMGAWDDYIRTGVATVFGGVGEPVTKDLVKIITRGEPAPNQEAAEYNRERDCAVTSLLNMKAKALGAITGKLLVDDNYEVRGQAATMLGTIGAGLKPEEVPQVVPPLVNTSKDQNWNVRRKATAALGALGAQALLNNVVPVLMARLDDPQAEVRAAAAVSTGAVLGTDVREAAAKAAAKAAEDAAKAAAAAAPAPAAAPAAPGAAAPAAPAVVLPPPPDPKTFRIAEAQQAANKMGAMLVANTSGASRELAAALVRLGGVGIPPLQPALKSPTADVRLLATQTVAEIGGPASILYLATALRDPGSAEVRQVASDALRNAPAEALVAASGQVIPALSAALSDDKWQVYYAARDALAKMGTPAVPVLTKALASPQARVGHMAQMALTRIGAPAVPGLTQVLLTGDDRTRNWASIALGEISEPAVAPLSKVVTDGGAPAPARAAAARALGATGMTAALPPLQQAASATDPGVRVAALRGMAQLDEPEATANLVAGISDANPAVREAALEILKDWRMDPVQKLLQGVLTSGDADARRRAAVALVFETSSVTNQLLREVSTTAQAGATQTQASLQPVLTEAALDGKAPVALRRDALTSLGYISDEKGIESIKALLQPQEPMALAAAKAIAMIGVRKAATLGEGVQERMGQAGDMLIALVVNPPSPSLCLAAAAALANMQDIPVDSLVKQLDGQNDETKAWAGAILAAIGKPATEKVLRARGNNKLPALQRQWLASTLQIVGDAMALQLMKHLPAEEQPDANQGQLIKQKLDLIRQAQAG, translated from the coding sequence GTGGACGAACACCTCAGGCGACAGGTAACCTGGCTGGTCGTCGCTGGAGCGGTGCTGTGCCTCATCATCTACGCCGGTGGCCGGCGTAGCGAGGTCAGCCGCCTGCGCGACCAGATCGCATACGGTAGCCCGGCTCAGCGCCTCGCCGCCGTGGAGCGCCTGGTGGCGTCGCAGAAGCTCGCCGACGCCGTGACGGACTCCCCGCGCTGGGTGCAGGACGGCGTCGTCGAGGCTGTGACGCGCCTGGGCACTGAGAAGGCGATCTTCCAGCTGATGACCTGTTGGACGGTGGTGGATGCCCCGGTGCAGCCGCGCATCCAGGCCGCCGTGGCCCGCTTCGGGGCGCTGGCCATTCCACCGTTGGTGGAGGCCATGACCGACAAGGACGCGAAGGTCCGCGCCGGAGCCCCCGGGGTCCTGACCGCCATCGGCCCGTCCACGATCCCCTACCTCCTGCCGCTGATGGGCGCCTGGGATGACTACATCCGCACCGGGGTCGCGACCGTCTTCGGCGGCGTCGGCGAGCCCGTTACCAAGGACCTGGTGAAGATCATCACGCGCGGGGAGCCGGCGCCCAACCAGGAAGCCGCCGAGTACAACCGCGAGCGCGACTGCGCGGTGACCTCGCTGCTGAACATGAAGGCCAAGGCGCTCGGCGCCATTACCGGCAAGCTGCTGGTGGACGACAACTACGAGGTGCGCGGCCAGGCCGCCACCATGCTGGGCACCATCGGCGCCGGGCTGAAGCCCGAGGAAGTGCCGCAGGTCGTGCCGCCGCTGGTCAATACCTCGAAGGACCAGAACTGGAATGTGCGCCGGAAGGCCACCGCGGCCCTCGGCGCCCTCGGCGCGCAGGCTTTGCTGAACAACGTCGTGCCGGTCCTGATGGCCCGCCTGGACGACCCGCAGGCGGAGGTCCGCGCCGCGGCCGCAGTGTCCACGGGCGCGGTGCTCGGCACGGATGTGCGTGAGGCGGCCGCCAAGGCCGCGGCCAAGGCGGCGGAGGATGCCGCCAAGGCCGCTGCGGCAGCGGCCCCCGCCCCTGCGGCAGCCCCGGCTGCGCCTGGCGCGGCCGCTCCGGCCGCCCCGGCGGTCGTGCTCCCGCCCCCGCCGGACCCGAAGACCTTCAGGATCGCCGAAGCCCAGCAGGCTGCCAACAAGATGGGCGCCATGCTGGTGGCGAATACCTCGGGCGCCTCGCGCGAACTCGCGGCGGCGCTGGTGCGTCTGGGTGGGGTCGGCATCCCGCCCCTGCAGCCCGCCCTGAAGTCGCCCACCGCCGATGTCCGGCTCTTGGCCACCCAGACGGTGGCCGAGATTGGCGGCCCGGCCTCCATCCTGTATCTGGCGACGGCCCTGCGTGATCCTGGCTCGGCTGAAGTCCGCCAGGTCGCTTCGGACGCCCTCCGCAACGCCCCGGCCGAGGCCCTCGTGGCTGCCTCCGGACAGGTGATCCCGGCGCTCTCAGCCGCCCTGTCGGATGATAAGTGGCAAGTGTACTATGCGGCGCGCGATGCCCTCGCCAAGATGGGCACGCCCGCCGTCCCGGTCCTGACCAAGGCCCTCGCCAGCCCCCAGGCGCGTGTGGGCCACATGGCGCAGATGGCGCTCACTCGCATCGGTGCTCCCGCCGTCCCCGGCCTGACGCAGGTCCTGCTGACGGGCGATGACCGAACCCGCAACTGGGCCAGCATCGCTCTGGGCGAGATCTCCGAGCCCGCGGTCGCGCCGCTGAGCAAGGTTGTGACCGACGGGGGCGCTCCGGCCCCGGCGCGCGCCGCCGCCGCCCGGGCGCTGGGCGCCACGGGCATGACGGCAGCCCTGCCGCCGCTACAGCAGGCCGCCAGCGCCACCGATCCGGGTGTGCGCGTCGCCGCTCTCCGCGGCATGGCGCAACTCGACGAGCCGGAGGCCACGGCGAACCTGGTGGCCGGTATCAGTGATGCGAACCCCGCGGTACGCGAGGCCGCCCTGGAGATCCTCAAGGACTGGCGGATGGATCCCGTCCAGAAGCTGCTGCAGGGCGTGCTGACCAGCGGCGACGCCGATGCGCGCCGCCGCGCCGCGGTAGCCCTTGTTTTCGAGACCTCGAGCGTGACGAACCAACTGCTGCGTGAGGTCTCCACCACCGCCCAGGCGGGGGCGACCCAGACCCAGGCGTCGCTACAGCCCGTCCTGACCGAAGCCGCGCTGGACGGCAAGGCCCCGGTGGCCCTGCGGCGCGATGCCCTGACCTCTCTGGGGTACATCTCTGACGAGAAGGGCATTGAGAGCATCAAGGCGCTGCTGCAGCCACAGGAGCCGATGGCCCTGGCGGCGGCCAAGGCCATTGCCATGATCGGGGTCCGCAAGGCCGCGACACTCGGCGAGGGCGTACAGGAGCGGATGGGCCAGGCCGGCGACATGCTCATCGCGCTGGTCGTCAACCCGCCCAGCCCGTCGCTGTGCCTGGCTGCGGCCGCGGCCCTGGCGAACATGCAGGACATCCCGGTGGACAGCCTGGTCAAGCAACTCGACGGCCAGAATGACGAGACCAAGGCCTGGGCTGGCGCCATTCTCGCCGCCATCGGCAAGCCGGCCACGGAGAAGGTGCTGCGGGCGCGCGGCAACAACAAGCTCCCCGCCCTCCAGCGCCAGTGGCTGGCTTCCACGCTGCAGATCGTCGGGGACGCCATGGCCCTGCAACTGATGAAGCATCTGCCTGCCGAGGAGCAGCCGGACGCCAATCAGGGGCAACTCATCAAGCAGAAGCTCGATCTGATCCGTCAGGCGCAGGCCGGCTAA
- a CDS encoding AAC(3) family N-acetyltransferase: MPLTKDEIKQGLRDLGVEGGMVLMVHSSLSALGRVEGGADTVIDALIEVAGPFGTVMMPAMGGAPVFDVNETPSNVGTITDRFWRRPETIRSIHPTHSAAGFGPLAEQLLADHVGQPTAIGPDSPWGRIAKLDNGYLLFIGCDQDRNTLLHTAEDIVEGAYLQTIVRDYYDADRRKQTAVLERFPGPHRDFIQLDRLFAQADAMRVGRIGNAVCRLMKASEILRLAVEALQADPAAVLCDNPHCMDCVKQRAAIKRARLAEEEFTLSGLLTAVFPPDEIGQALWEIQAEGIETLEVSAQQVRSLEQAGPEAKARFVSALTTAGCSVAVWPCELDWSASADERRAALLSALEGTQGLAPRYLKLSPWLARDGEMEAVLPRAVAALADLAQAAADHNMVLLIENHPAAVWRDATNCADVLGQVNSEALRLSFNPRHFAHVGENPFLRTWSRGKLKRFTAQLMVADGCGRPGWPAETVPGRGQGEVKEIISIVRCRSFAGLMTLVPGNGFTFGEAAAGFWRCLDAM; the protein is encoded by the coding sequence ATGCCTCTGACCAAGGACGAGATCAAGCAGGGACTCCGTGACCTCGGTGTCGAGGGAGGAATGGTGCTGATGGTCCATTCCTCGCTGTCGGCGCTGGGTCGTGTCGAGGGCGGGGCGGACACCGTCATTGACGCCCTGATCGAGGTCGCCGGGCCGTTCGGCACGGTGATGATGCCGGCGATGGGCGGCGCCCCGGTCTTCGATGTCAACGAGACGCCCTCCAACGTGGGCACGATCACCGACCGCTTCTGGCGGCGCCCCGAGACCATCCGCAGCATCCACCCGACCCACTCGGCTGCCGGCTTTGGCCCGTTGGCCGAGCAGCTGCTGGCCGATCACGTGGGCCAGCCCACCGCCATTGGCCCAGACTCCCCCTGGGGCCGGATCGCCAAGCTGGACAATGGCTACCTGCTGTTCATCGGGTGCGATCAGGACCGCAACACGCTCCTGCACACCGCCGAGGACATCGTGGAGGGCGCGTACCTGCAGACCATCGTGCGCGACTACTACGACGCGGACCGCCGGAAGCAGACCGCCGTGCTGGAGCGCTTCCCCGGGCCCCACCGCGACTTCATCCAGCTCGACCGGCTCTTCGCCCAGGCCGACGCCATGCGCGTGGGACGGATCGGCAACGCGGTCTGCCGCCTGATGAAGGCCTCGGAGATCCTCCGCCTCGCCGTCGAGGCCCTGCAGGCCGATCCGGCGGCCGTGCTGTGTGATAACCCGCACTGCATGGACTGCGTCAAGCAGCGGGCAGCCATCAAGCGCGCCCGGCTGGCCGAAGAGGAGTTCACGCTCAGTGGCTTGCTGACCGCTGTCTTCCCCCCCGACGAGATCGGCCAGGCTCTGTGGGAGATCCAGGCCGAGGGCATCGAGACCCTCGAGGTGTCGGCCCAGCAGGTGCGGTCGCTGGAGCAGGCCGGGCCGGAGGCGAAGGCGCGCTTCGTCTCAGCGCTCACCACCGCCGGCTGCAGTGTCGCCGTCTGGCCGTGCGAGCTGGACTGGAGCGCCTCGGCGGACGAACGCCGTGCCGCCCTGCTTAGCGCCCTGGAGGGCACACAGGGCCTGGCGCCGCGTTACCTGAAGCTGTCGCCATGGCTGGCGCGGGATGGCGAGATGGAGGCCGTCCTGCCCCGCGCTGTCGCAGCCCTGGCGGACCTCGCCCAGGCCGCTGCCGACCACAACATGGTCCTGCTGATCGAGAACCACCCGGCAGCCGTCTGGCGCGACGCCACGAACTGTGCGGACGTGCTGGGGCAGGTCAACAGCGAGGCCCTGCGGCTGTCGTTCAACCCGCGGCACTTCGCGCACGTGGGCGAGAACCCGTTCCTGCGCACCTGGAGCCGGGGGAAGCTGAAGCGCTTCACCGCGCAACTCATGGTGGCCGACGGCTGCGGCCGGCCCGGCTGGCCGGCCGAGACGGTGCCCGGTCGGGGGCAGGGCGAGGTCAAGGAGATCATCTCGATCGTGCGCTGCCGGTCGTTCGCCGGCCTGATGACCCTCGTCCCCGGCAATGGCTTCACCTTCGGCGAGGCAGCGGCCGGGTTCTGGCGCTGCCTGGACGCGATGTAG
- the folB gene encoding dihydroneopterin aldolase has translation MSHRDCIRLVNMTFYGHHGVDDSERQLGGRFAMDLELVRDLTAAGRTDDLSHTADYKAVYELVRRIEAAKHYRLMEALAHDVVEAILREFEVDEVTVRVRKQSVPLGGLVDHAEVEMTRRR, from the coding sequence ATGAGCCACCGCGACTGCATTCGCCTGGTCAACATGACCTTCTACGGGCACCATGGTGTGGACGACTCCGAGCGGCAGCTCGGCGGGCGCTTCGCCATGGACCTGGAACTCGTCCGCGACCTGACGGCGGCCGGACGGACCGACGATCTGTCCCATACGGCCGACTACAAGGCCGTGTACGAACTCGTCCGCCGCATCGAGGCGGCCAAGCACTACCGCCTCATGGAGGCCCTGGCCCACGACGTGGTGGAGGCGATCCTGCGCGAGTTCGAGGTGGACGAGGTCACGGTCCGGGTACGCAAGCAGAGCGTACCGCTGGGCGGGCTGGTGGACCATGCGGAAGTCGAGATGACACGGCGGCGCTGA
- a CDS encoding 5-formyltetrahydrofolate cyclo-ligase, which yields MNLKPEKDVLRREVLARRDALTPDERAALSRPINESLLALPAVQAASCVLAYACFRTEVMTHDFIAQVSQGRRLLLPKVNYTTRALDLYEINDRDVDTLPGVWKISEPVPERCRLASPREVEFALVPGVAFDLHGHRLGYGGGFYDDLLARLTPRLAPEQVVAAAFELQIVPEVPTRGKDISVPYVITEKRLIRAQP from the coding sequence ATGAATCTCAAGCCCGAGAAGGACGTGCTGCGGCGCGAAGTGCTCGCCCGGCGGGATGCGCTGACCCCGGACGAGCGGGCCGCGCTCAGTCGCCCGATCAATGAGTCGCTGCTGGCGCTGCCGGCCGTCCAGGCGGCCTCGTGCGTCCTGGCCTATGCCTGCTTCCGCACGGAAGTGATGACCCACGACTTCATCGCCCAGGTGTCGCAGGGCCGGCGGCTCCTGCTGCCCAAGGTGAACTACACGACCCGCGCGCTGGACCTGTACGAGATCAACGACCGCGATGTGGACACGCTGCCAGGGGTCTGGAAGATCTCCGAACCGGTGCCGGAGCGCTGCCGGCTGGCCTCACCCCGCGAGGTGGAGTTCGCGCTGGTGCCGGGGGTAGCGTTCGATCTCCACGGCCACCGCCTGGGCTACGGCGGGGGCTTCTACGACGACCTGCTGGCGCGCCTGACCCCGCGTCTGGCCCCCGAGCAGGTCGTGGCCGCCGCCTTTGAGCTGCAGATCGTGCCCGAGGTGCCCACCCGGGGCAAGGACATCTCCGTGCCCTATGTCATTACTGAAAAGAGACTGATCCGAGCGCAACCATGA
- the folP gene encoding dihydropteroate synthase, which translates to NVATVAVGDRSHSDDAATVAVGDRSHDDWAAAAIRQGLDFVAAGADVLDVGGESTRPGSAGVSAEEELHRVLPVIEGLAAEVQVPISIDSSKPEVCRQALAAGATIINDVYGLRQPGMLELAAETGAAVIIMHMQGEPRDMQHAPHYEDVVTEVYDFLAERIAAAVAAGVAETQIIADPGFGFGKTAEHNLELVRRLREFRSLGRPVLLAPSRKRTIGDITGKPAGERAFGTAAVCAIGIVNGADMIRVHDVAGLVDVAKMAEVVGRA; encoded by the coding sequence ACAACGTTGCTACCGTCGCGGTCGGTGACCGCTCCCACAGCGACGACGCTGCTACCGTCGCGGTCGGTGACCGCTCCCACGACGACTGGGCTGCAGCCGCCATCCGGCAGGGCCTCGACTTCGTCGCTGCCGGGGCGGATGTCCTCGATGTCGGCGGGGAGTCTACCCGGCCGGGGAGCGCAGGCGTGTCGGCTGAGGAGGAGCTGCACCGCGTGCTGCCGGTGATCGAGGGCCTCGCGGCGGAAGTGCAGGTCCCCATCTCCATTGACAGCAGCAAGCCCGAGGTCTGCCGCCAGGCCCTGGCCGCCGGGGCCACGATCATCAACGATGTCTATGGGCTCCGTCAGCCCGGGATGCTGGAGCTGGCCGCGGAGACCGGTGCCGCCGTCATTATCATGCACATGCAGGGCGAGCCACGCGACATGCAGCATGCCCCCCACTACGAGGATGTCGTGACCGAGGTGTATGACTTCTTGGCCGAGCGCATCGCGGCTGCCGTCGCCGCCGGTGTGGCCGAGACGCAGATCATCGCCGATCCCGGCTTCGGGTTCGGCAAGACGGCGGAGCACAACCTGGAGTTGGTGCGGCGGCTGCGAGAGTTCCGCAGCCTGGGACGGCCGGTGCTACTGGCCCCGTCGCGCAAGCGCACCATCGGGGACATCACCGGCAAGCCCGCCGGGGAGCGCGCCTTCGGCACGGCCGCCGTCTGCGCCATCGGCATCGTCAACGGGGCCGACATGATCCGCGTCCATGACGTGGCCGGGCTGGTGGACGTGGCCAAGATGGCGGAGGTGGTGGGGCGCGCATGA